TTGCAACCAGCCTGTCAGGTGATTACGGGAGGGTGAGCAAGTGAGGGTGGGTCAGACGAGGGATTTTGACAATTGCAGAAATTATATTATTATAACAAAACGTACGTCCCTACATCGAGATGGAGTGGCACATGACCACGAGTACGCGCACCCCCTTATCGCCGGCCGCACTGCGAGTGTGGGGCGACCTGCTCCGCGCCGCCAACGGCGTCGAGCAGCCGGGCCACGCGGTCTTCCAGAAGCTGCTCGACTTCGGCTTCCAGCCGGCGGACCTGCCGGCCACGATTGGCGAGTTCGTGGCCAAGGTGGTCGGCGGCGAGCTGGGCCGTGACCTCGGCCCACTGCAGCAGGGTCTGGCCGCCGCCCGGGCCCTCACCCCGGAGGAGCTCACCGCCCGCGTCGACGCGCGCCACCAGCGGCAGCTCGAGGACTATCGGCAGCAGCTCACCGAGCTGAACGAGGCCCGGTCCCGGCTGCAGAAAATCACGGCCGCCGAACCGCCGACCCCCGAGCCGGGCGACCCCACCACGGTCGTGTTCCTGTACACCACCTGGGAGCAGGCGCTCGGGCACGCCCGGGGAATCGTGCGGGAGCTCGAGGAGGCGCTCCCGGCCTCCGAGCCGGTTCGGCAGAGCGAGGCCGCCTACGAGGAGGCGCTCGTCCACCGGCTGGAGGAGGACCTCCGCGCCAACGAGTACCAGAACACCCAGACCGCCATGGGCTGGGCCACGGCCTACCAGAACGCCCTGGCCATCGCAGCCTGGGTCCTCACCCTCAAGCTCGATGACGGCGGAGCCGACTGAACAACCCATCCTGTCCGCCCTAGCGGCGCCTCCCCACACCCGGGGAGGCGCCGCTCGACACGTTAAATCCCTGCTACAATAGCCCCATGATTGCAACTCTGCGTGGCGTCGTCACCGAAAAGCTCGAAACCAGCCTCGTACTCGAAGCGGGCGGCGTCGGCTACGAATTATTCGTCACGGTCGACGAATGGGGGAGTGCCGAGCTTGGTGCCGTGGCCACGTATTACATCTCCGAGCAAATTCGCGAAGATGCGCACAATCTCTACGCCTTTAGCGCCCGCGCCTCCAAGCAACTCTTCGCCCAACTCATCGCCGTCAACGGCGTCGGCCCCAAAGTGGCGCTGCAAATTCTCTCGGCCGCCGGCGAATCGCGCCTTCGCCAAGCCATTAACTCCAACGACCCCGCACTGCTCAAGGGCATCACCGGCGTCGGTCCCAAAACCGCCCACCGCGTCATCATGGAGCTGCGCGGTAAAGTAGAGGAGGGGAGCGCCGGCCTCGCGCCGGTGGCCGACCCCACCTACCAGGGCCTCGTGGCGCTCGGTTACACGCCCGCGCAGGCCACCGCCGCCGTCGCGCAGATTCCCGCCGACATCTCAGGTGACCAATCCCGCCTCAAAGCCGCCCTCAAGCAGGTCAAATAAATGCCGGTACCAATCCTCAAAGTCGCCGCCAAAGCCGTCATCCTAGACCCCGCCGGCCAAGTGCTCATCCTGCGCGAAGGCCCGGCCGGCGACGGCAACACTAATGTCGGCCGCTACCAACTACCCGGCGGCAAGCTCGAACCCGGCGAGGCCTTCGCCGACGGCTTGGCGCGCGAGATCAAAGAGGAGACCGGCCTCACCGTCGAGGTCATCCGGCCGCTGCATGTCGGCGAGTGGCGGCCGCATGTCCATGGCCAAACCCTGCAGATTGTTGGTATATTTATGCTCTGCCGCACCGAGGTTACAGACATTACCCTCAGCGACGAACACGACGATCATCAATGGATCGATCCCGCCCAGCGTCACCATTACGACCTCATGCCCCCGGAAGACGCCGTGATCGATCAGCTTATATCAGAATAGACGCCAGCTACCCCCGTACGGTACGCTAAACACACCCATGTCACCCAAGCCATCAGCCCCCAACCCTAGCGCCCGCCGCCTCCTCGACGCCCTCAGTATCGTCGCCAATGTTTCGGCTGTCGTCGGCGTGTTTCAGAACAAGTCGCATATCATTATCATTATCGCCGCCTCCCTGGCGCTTGCGACCGGCGCATACCTGCTGATCGGGCGCTGGGGCAAGCCGCTCGGTCGCCAAGCCGCCTTCGTCATCCTCATGATGCTCGCGGGCAGTTCCACGCTGGCCGTCTCCATCGACCGCCTCGTTCTCGGCACGCCGTCTCAGCCCATTTTCGGCCCCCCAGCGAGCCCCACGCCGTCGGTCGCTCCCAGTTCTTCCCCCAGTCCCACGCCCAAACCCCTCTTCAGCGGCGCCATCACGCTCACTAGCGGAGACGCCATCGACCTCGAAGCCGGCGGACGGATCACGCCCAATCAATCCCTCGCCACCGGCTCAAATGACCTATTCCTCAATGACACCAACGGCCTCGCCGCCAACGCCGACCACGCCGACTTTTACAGCGCGACCAACACATCCGAAAGCGAGGCCTATGCCCGCTGTGTATATCTCATTACCAACGACAAATACCGTTCACTTGGTGCGTATTATGTGAGCGCCAACGACCAATATTGTTTCAAAACCTCCGACGGCCACATCGCCTGGTTTCGCAGCGTTCAGTCCGAAACCCACAAGAAAGTTTTGAGCATTCGCGTTTGGGATAAATAATCCGGCCCCACCCACCCGTTGCATATTCGCTTTTTGTTCGGTATAATGGACTCAGTCCATAAGATATACTGACATTCAGAAGGGGTAGAAATATGTCTCTCACACGCGAAGACCTAGGCCAAATCCAAACCATCATCAACGATGCCACCAAGGGGCTGGCAACGCGAGAAGAGCTCAAGGCAGTCACTGCAAAGCTGGCTACCAAAGCCGATTTGAGGATAGAGCTCGATCGCATGGAGTCTCGGATCACCACTAGTATGGGCTTGCTCGAACGCGACACCCTGAGCCGCCTCGACCAGCACGAAGCCCGCATCGCCCGACTGGAGCAGGCGCGCAGCTAGCCCCGCGCCACGCCAGGAATCTTCAACGCATCCCACTATCGATAGTAACCCGGTTTTTGGTAAGGTAATTTTGCGTAGTCATCCGAGTCCTGTAGGAGGACGCATGTCAGTAGGTCTGCTCGAACGCCCGGGTCCGGACGCCCTCCCGCGTCCCGAGACCTGGGCGGAATGGCTCACCGATCGCGCCGCCCGGCTCGAGGACTTTCTGCGCCGGCGCTCCGAGGAGCTGTTCGTCGGCGATCAGTTCGTCGCCCTGTGGCTCCCGGCTCGCCCGGGAATCACCTTCCACTACAAGTCCCGAGCCACGCTCGACCGGTTCAAGGAGGCGCCAGCCCCGCGGGCGGTCATCGCGGCCCATCGCCAGCAGTACGGCCTCACCGAGGCGGCCGCCCAGCTCCACTGGCGCGAGCTCATGCGCTACTTCGCCCTGGGCACCGTGTTCTCGTTCCCCTTCGGCATGACCTCGGAGGTGATCGACCACATCTGGCACGAGCTAGTGGAGCGCGACAACCACGGCGCGTGGGCTCGACAGGTCAGCCGCGTCGGCATCGGCCACCAACCCAGTGGCTCCGGCGACCCCGACCTCAACACCGACGGGCTCTTCCGGCTGGCCTACCGGCTGACCTTCAAGGAGGAGGCGCCGCATCACCTCTGGCCGCGCGATGGAGCATCATCGTGCTTCTTCTGTCCCAGCCCGGACGAGCCGGCGCCGCCTCGGCGACCGATCGAACCAGCTCCCTGGCCGTCGCAGTCGGCCGGCGAGGCGCTCTGCGGTCGCGTAAGCCGCGGGCTGACCAATGACTGGTGGCGGCACGTTCCGCCGCTTTCGGCCACGGCCTAGCCCATGCGGCCCGGCCCCTCGAGTGGGGGCCGGGCCGTAAAACCAACAAAATCACCAATCTCCTGCGGCGACCCCGGCCCCCAGATCGCTCGCGCCTGATACAATACTGGTATGATCGAGCGCATCGTCAATCCCGAAGTCCCCGAATCGCCCGCGGCCGAGGCCGAAGAGCGGACGCTCGAGACGTTGCGCCCCAAGTCCTTCGCCGCCTACGTGGGCCAAAACCTGCTCAAGCAAAACCTCAAACTCGCCATCGACGCCGCCAAGCACCGGGGCGAGCCGGTCGACCACATCCTGCTCTACGGCCCGCCCGGCCTCGGCAAAACCACCATGGCCGGCGTCATCGCCACCGAGCTGGGCGCCAATCTGCGCGTCACGAGCGGCCCCGCCATCGAGCGCGCCGGCGACCTCGCCAGCCTCCTCACCAACCTGGCCGACGGCGATGTGCTGTTCATCGACGAGATCCACCGCCTCCCCAAAACCGTCGAAGAAGTGATGTACCCCGCCATGGAAGACTTCGGCCTCGACGTCATGCTCGGCAAGGGCCCGTCCGCCAAATCCATTCGCCTCGACCTCCCGCGCTTCACCATCATCGGCGCCACCACCCGCGCCGGCGCCCTCAGCGCCCCCCTGCGCGACCGTTTCGGCCATGTCCACCGGCTCGAGTACTACTCGCCACCCGAAATGATCGAGGTCATCGAGCGCGCCGCCGGCATCCTAGGCGTCAAGCTGGCTCGCGACGCCTCCGAAGAAATCTCCACCCGCGCCCGCCTCACCCCGCGTATCGCCAATCGCCTCCTCAAGCGCGTGCGCGACTACGCGCAGGTCAACCAGGTCGACACTATCACGCGCAAAGAGGCCCGCGCCGCCCTCCACCTCCTCGAAATTGATGACCTCGGCCTCGACAACGCCGACCGCCAGCTCCTCCAGGCCATCATCACCCACTACGCCGGCGGCCCGGTCGGCCTCACCACGCTAGCCGCCATCTGCTCCGAGGAAGCCACCACCATCGAGGACGTCTACGAACCCTACCTCATGCAAATCGGCATGCTTGAGCGCACCTCGCGCGGCCGCCGTGTCACCCCCAAAGCTTACACGCACCTCGGCCTCACCCCGCCGGCCGCACCGTGAAGCTCAAAAACGTCGAGTCAATCGCAAAATACGGCGGCATCATCGCCGTAGTATTTGAATGGTCGGCCTTGCTGTCTTTCTATCTCAGCCAACCGTCGGCTTTCAACGGTGCGCACCCCATCAGCTACTTCGCCTCATTACCGCAGACAAGATTCATCTTTAGTCTCTGTTACTGCGTTGCTGCCCTAAGCTTCTGGGTTTTTACCAAATACCATCTCAATAAATATTTGCAGACGCCCGTTAGATTATTCACGGTGTCCATGCTCGGTTTTGCCGCCGTAGCTCTGTTGCCGTTCAATCCTGATAGCCGACTCTTAATGGGTCTACATAATTTCGCATTTCTCATATTCGCAACCACATTCCTGGCCGGCATGTATCTAATGGCAAAACGTAGTAAAGATCGAGTATTTAGTACGGTGTCATTCGCACTTATAGCGTTGGGCTGCCTCTTGCTCGCGACGTTCGCGACGCTGCAAAGTACTTCGTTTGTCTTAATGAGTGAAGTTGGATGGGGGCTCGTCTGCCAATTATGGATATTATGGGTAAGTTACCATAGCTACCGGCTCGGACCTCGCTAACCCCCAACTCTCACGCCCGACCCTCACCGCGCACCCCAAACATTCGCCAAAATCTCGCTTCACCTGTATCCTTCAGCCAGGAGCTCCAATGAAGATCGACCACATCAACATCGTTGTCCGAGACCTCGATACCGCAGCAGATTTCTTCGCGGATATTGGCTTTGAGGTCATCAAACGAGACCAGCTCGAGGGACAGTGGATCGATCAAATAGTCGACTTGCGGGGCGTCAAAGCCGAGTTTATCGCCATGGCAATCCCCGGCGCCGAAACCAAGCTTGAGCTTATCCGCTACGACGCCCCGGCCGGGACCGGCGATCCTCTCATCGGCCAAGCCAATCAAATCGGACTCAGGCACCTGGCCTTCGAAGTAAAGGGCATCGAGGGCATAGTAGCGAAGCTTAAGTCGAAAAACGTGACATTCCTAAGTGATATCCAGGTCTATAACGTCACCAAAAAACTGTGCTATTTTTACGGACCGGAAGGTATTTTGCTCGAACTGGCAGAGTATTCCAAATAAGTATGAGCAAACCCACCCTTACCCAAAACCTCGCCCATGCCGAAGCCATCAAGCGCGAGATGACAGAGCTGTTGCGCGAGCTCGAATCCCGCGCGACTGGCAAATCAGTGCCCGGCAAACCTGGCGGCTGGCGCCACCATCCCGTCGAGTGGGCGGCCCAAAACCTGTCCCAAACCCCGGTACCGCCTACTTAAACGGGTCGCTCTTGCCCAGATCGCCCACCGGCACGCCACCCTCCACCACATCCAGGCTCTTCACCGCGTCAATCGTCGCCTTGTCGAACACCACCTTCGTCGCCGGATTGGCCGTAGCCACCGGAGTAGGGTCGGGGCCAACATTGAGGGCCGCATTCAGCACGTATGCGGTATACGCAAACACCCCCACCAGCGCCAGCCCAAAGATGTACGGCTGCAGCCGCCGCACGATCGGCAGCCACTTCTTAAAATCCAAATCGAGCTTAAGGTTCATGTTCATGGCTTTATATAGGCATTAAGTGCAATCGCGTACACGATCGGTTTTGATTTATCAGGCCGGCTAATGGCGAGGTTGGTGATGTTGGTGAAACGGTTGAGTTTCTCAACCTTGGCCGTAAAATTCTGCAATTGATCGTACGACCCCGACAGCTGAAAACTAATCGGCAGCGCCAGCACCGTCCCGCTCTTCACCGTCTGCGAAGTCCCGGTGGGCAGACCCACGGGGCTGGGCATATTCACACTCGCAATCGCCAGCCCCTGCTGGGCCGCGATGTTTTGCAGCTGAGCCAAAATCTCGGTTTGCTTCTTGTCGCGCGGCAAGGCTTCGTCAAGCAGCGACAAAATCGGCACAATGTCGCGGTCGTATTGGCGTTTAAGCCGGCTGAGCGTCTCGATCTGCCGATCGGCGTCGGCCTGCGCCGCCAATCCCACCGAAAGTTGCTGCGAGCTAGCCGTCACTTGCTGCAAAGCAAAGTAGTAGCCCACCCCGGCCAGCAGCACCGTCCCGCCAAAAACCCCGAGCAATACCAAGAAAAACTGCTTCGGTTTCATTTGGCTTGCCCCGGCTTAAACGCCACCACCACACTGGTCTGATAACTGCCGCTGGTGTTGGAGCTGATCGTTTCCAGGTCGGCGTTGGCGATCCGCGGCGAGGTGATGAGCGCGTTGCGAAACGCCAGCGCGCCGGCGTAGCTGGCCGCCGTCACCGTGATCCGCACCGCCGTCTTGTCGTCGCCCGTGAGCGTCATGCTGTCGATCGACACCCCCTGCGGCACCACCTTGGCGATATCCGCCACCACCGACGAAAACCGCGTCTGGCTCACCTGCACGTACTTGATCGCCGCCAGCCGGTCGCTCGCGTCCTTGGCCTTGGGCGTGAAGGTCTTGTTGAGAGCCGCAATCGTGGCCTGCTTTTCGGCCACATCATTCGCCACGGCGGTAGTTTGCTGGTGGAGCAGGTAGAGGCTGCCCGCAAAGATTACCCCGAGCACCACCGCCACCGCCACCGATGTCCGCACATACACAATTGCAATCCGGTTGAGCTTGGCGTAGCGAATCTGCTCTTTTTGATCGGGCGGCAAGAGGTTGATCACAGCTTGCCCTCCAGCCGCGCCAGCCCGATCGCCGAGGTGTACATGGGCGCGTCATACTTCGATACCGGCTCCACATGCTTCATATCGAGGCCCATCCACGGATCGGCCAGCACCACCGGCACGTTAATTTCCGCCGCCATATACTCCAAAAATCCCGGCATGCTGGCGCTGCCGCCGCCCACGATGATCGCCTCAATCTTGCGCTTCTGAGCACCCCGGTCCTGGTAAAACTTCATCACCCGCCGCATCTCGTCGCACATCTTCTTCAGCGGCACGCCCAGACTGGCCATCACTTTGGGCTGCAGTCCCGACGGCCCCAGCCCAAATTTATATTTAATTTCATTGGCCTGCTCGCGGCCCACTCCCAGGTCCTTCACGAGCTGCTGGGTGAGGCTGTCGCCCCCCAGTGGCACCGTATCGGTCAGCCGGATCACCTTGTCGTGCACCGTCAGGTCGATCGAGGTCGAGCCGATGTCGGCCACCAGCGTCGGCTTGCCCAGCTGCGTCGAGGCCACGATCGCGCGCGTCGTGGCTGCCATACTCGAATCTACCAGCGCCACCTCCAGCCCCAGCAGATCAAACAATTTGATGTAGCTATCCACGATCGCCCGCGGCGCCGCTACCATCAGCACCTCATTGCGCTCGGCGCCCGCTTCGATCGTTTCGTAGTCGATGTAGAGGTCGGGCAGCGGCACCGGAATGTACTGCTCCGCCTCCAACCGCACCGCCTGCCCCAAATCCGCCGGGTTCATCGGCGGCAGCTCTAGCACGCGTGTAAACACTTTGGCCACCGGCAAGCTAGCCGCCACCCGCGTGGCCGTGATTTGGCCGTAGGTGGTTTTCTTGAGCAACGGCTTGATCGCTTTCACGATCTCCTGGGGGTCCACCACAATGCCTTCCACGATCGCGTCATCGGGGAATTGCGCGTAGCCGTAGCCCATCACCTCCATCGTTTTGCCGCTGGGCCGCAGCTGAATCATCTTGGCCGTGCGCGTTCCCAGATCAAACCCGAAAATCGGCCGTTCCCGGTACACCAAGGGCACCCGCATCATACTGATATAACCATAGCCATTATGCGTATTGTATCACTTTGCCCTTGTCATGGGTTATACAGCTGCTCGCGCCAATTTAAAATCGAATAATTCCCCGTGGTTGGATATTGCGGCGGAGGAGCATAAATAAGGTTCGAGTCGAAATTTGTCGCTGTGGTGCCCCAGCCCGAAACCAGCGTCCCCGACCCATTCACATACCCCCACGTCCAAAACAAGAACGTCGCAATCGCACCATAAAACGTCAACGTACCCGTTTTAGCCGCGGCGTTCCCGGTAGAATAGACATGCCCGTTTTGAGCCAGCAAAGCCGCGTCGATCTCCACCGCGTTCGGAGCATAATCCGACACGATCACGTCGGCTTGGGCGATCAATCCAATTGCCGCCGAGCCGTCTTTGGCCGCATACGTCAGATTGCTCGTGATGTTGACGCTGCGCGCAGTCCCACCCAGCGTGGCTGCCACAATCGTGATGCGGCCCGGAAAACTCGTGCCGCTCACCCACACGTTATCATCCACGAACAACACGCCGTTGGCCGGCGCCGCGAGGTCGCTGAAGCAGTTCGACGTGGTGATACCCGTGGCGCGCGACCCGCTAAAGGTCTCGTTGGTGACTTTGCAGCGGTCGTATTTGCCGTTGCTTTTGAGCGTAATCGAATAACCCTTCGAACCACTGCCGGCCGTGTACGTGCCGCCGCTCTGAGCGCTCGCCTTCATGGTGGTGAGGTTGGCCGACACTTGGGCAAAGTTCACCACACTCACCGGGTCCGTGCAATTCGGCGGCGTAGCGTTAAAGGGCGCTACCTCCACCGGCTTCCATTGGCTGCTCGGGCCGCCGGAGCCCCACACCCCGCAGTGGAAGGTGGTCCCATTGCCGCCGAATTGCGAGGTCGGTTTGTAGGTTTTTTGGCCGGCCGAGACAGTCCCGTTATTGACCCCATCCATGTGCACGCCCACATTCGACATCACCGGCCCATTTGACGCTTCCGAGGAGCCAAACCACACCTCCGATTGCGACAGCAAGCCATAATTAGCAAACGACGGCTGCCCCAGCTGAGCCAAAATCGTGCGCGTCCCCGAAAAGTGCGGCACCTGCCCGATCGACTTCACGGTCGTAATCGTCGAACCCCCGCTCGGCGGCGTGATGTAGAGCGTGTAGCTGCCGAGCAGGTTGCCATCGGTGTCGTAGGAGTTGTGCACGTACGGCCCATACGGCGCCGTACTCGGCGTGGTGCCGCCATCCTTGTAATCCGTCGGGTTGTGCGCCAAATGCCACAAGTAGTAATTAACCCCCGCCTCCGCCACGTTCATTGCCTCGGCGCTACGGCCCTCGTACTGATTAAACCGCGCGTTGCTGATCAACAGTTGCGCGCCCACCATCCCCAAAAACGACAGCAAAAAGGCCATAATCAAAACCGTGAGCATGATGAACCCAGATTGAGTGGTGCGCTGATTCATAGATTCGTCTTAAAATTACGCAATGTTACACGCGTCGTTAGCGACACCGGTACACTCAGCTGCTTGGCTTTGGGGTTGGCCGCCACATAAATCCCGATCGCCCGCACCTGGCTCGTCGCAAAGCCCGGGGAAAGCACGTTGCCGGCATCATCGTAATACGTAAACATGGTATTGGACCCCATCGCCAAATCCACGCGCGTAATCGTCGGCTTCTCGGGATTGTTGTTGTAGGTGGCCGGGATCGCCGCGCTATCCGGGTCGGTGACGCCGATCACCAGGTTGTTGCCGCTGATGTAGTAGCGAATCTTCTTGATCACCGTGTCGGCCGGCGAGAAATAGCCGTAAACCGTAACCGTATTGGGCTGAGCACTGAGCACCCCGGTCGTCCCCCGGAGCACCTTGCCGATCCGCGCCGACAGCGTCGAGAGCTCGGTCGAGGTGTCCGATTGAGCCTGCAAAAACGCATACGACGTCAGCCCCTTGTAGCTAAACATCACGAGCGGCACCGCGATCATCGCCGTCAGCGTCATCACCACGAGCAATTCAATGAGGCTGTACCCCCCCTGATCGAGCCGTTTACGGAGTAACATTCAAGCCTCCTGTCTGTGTCGCCGTATTCCCGCTGTTCGTCACCGCAAGGTCCCATGCACCGGTTGCCGCTCCCGTGAGACTCACATTGCAAGTGATGATCGTGTTGCCCACGCTCGAAGCGCAGCCGGTAGCCGCAATGTCCGATTGACCGGCCTTCTTGAGCTTTACGCTCGTGCCGGTCGGAACGTTGGCCCCAGTAATTTTGAGCGAAAAGGTGCTCGTGCCGGTCTGTTGCGTCAGCGGCGTCGCTTGGCTGATGCGCGGATACGAGCTGGAGGTGCTCACCACCAGATTGGCCGTCGACGACGAATTCGCTCCCAGCGCCAGGGGCGCATAGGGCGACACCGTGACCACGTAATACCCCGTCGGAACCGCAAAATTATAACCCGTCAGATCAAATTCCATCCCGCTGAGCGTGATATCGCCGGTCGCGTTGGTGGCCGTAGCCTGCGAATATTTGTACACTGTGGGGCTCTGCTTAATCGGTTTGGTGCCCGAAGTCGTGACGCTCAGAGCATTCATCGGATTGCCGCTCGTATCCGTCACATGCACGTAAAAGGTCGAGAGCCGATCGATCGTCAGCGTAATCGGATTAATTTGTTGTGCCAAAACATTCATATTGAGCTTCACCGCCGTCTGCGCGCCCGGCGGCTCCGGAATCGTACCGTCCGTCGAGTAACCCGGCAGGCTGGCCGTAATTTGATAATTGTTGTTCGAGTCCGGCGGCAGTTTCGGAATCACCACTACGCCCAAATTATCGGTCGTGGTAGCAATATTCACATCCGGGTTGGGCACCGTATTCACGATCGTCACGTTCGCGTTCGGCACCGGCTGGCCGTTCGCATCGAGCACCGTGATGCTCAAAATACCCGTGTTCGACGACGTCTCGGCCGCTTTGCCCGCAATATCCGTCGACAGCGTCGAAACCACCTTGCCGCTCGACACCAGCTTCACCGTTATTTGCGCCTTTTTATAATCATACGGATACAAATCCTTGGGTTTGCCCGCCGCCGGCCCGCTCCCGCACGGGCACGAAATAAACCCGTCATACGGATCGTCCACAAAATTGAGGTCGGTGTGGACGCTGAATTTAAAATTGCCCCGCGTCACCGTTTCGTTGTCGAGGATATTGCCCGGCGGATAAATCGTCCCGCTCTGCGTCGCCAATGAATCGTACGGTAGGTCACGCAGCGTCTCCATTTTCTCATTGGCCAGCGCCACCCCGATAGCTCGCGACTTACCAAGCACAACCGTGTTGATATTCGAGATATACAGCTCGCCAATAGCCGCCACCATCAGCGCCATAATCACAGCCCCAAACACTACTTCGACCAGCGTAAACCCACCTTCGTTTGCGCGCTTCATGTCCCCATTATAACGCTTATGCTGAAGAAAGCACCGCGGCCTTCGCTCGGGCAATACCAAAACCGACCCCGTAGGGTCGGTCTCAGAAATTTGCGGCAGGGGACTAGTTGCCGTTGACGACTTCGAACTTCTTCGCACTCGCCGATCCGCAACTGCTATCGGTCGATACGCTGGCACCACTGTCCTGGTCATTCTCCAAGCAAGCCTTAAGCGTGTAGGTCGAGTCCGAGTTGGCCGGGGTGTAGGTGTAGACATACACACCAGTATTCTTCGGGTCGGTGGGCAACGTCTTAACGATGGGTGCGGTACCACTGCTCAATTCCGAAAGAACAGTGCCCGAGCCTACGGCTCCACTACTAGCGGGGTACACATTATTATTAACAAAATATTCTTCCAGACCTTTGCGCAAAGTCGTAATGTCGGTCTTGCGCTTCGTGTCGCGGGCCTTCTTGGGCGCGGACGTAATATTCGGGATGATCAACAACGCCAAGATGCCAATGATCACAATCACGATCAAAAGCTCGAGGAGGGTAAATCCGCCCTGTTTCTTTAATGATGCAATGGACACGAGTGCTCACCTCCTTAAAATTTGTGGACGAATAAAGTCTAGCTCTATTTAGCCCAAATCATAAAGCGCTTAAGGTTTAATGTCAATGACACCCGCAAGGCCAAAGTCCCGCCCCGGCAAGTGCGCCGGAGCGGGACAGGCCTCCTAGGAGGCGAAGACGGACACGTACTGCCGGAAGGCAGCCCGCGAAGCGGTTGCGGTCGAGAGTGGGACCGGGTAGATGCGCCAGTCGTTCGGGTTGTCGGCGGTGGCCGGATGGTCGAAGTAGTTCACGAGGATCACGTTGTACGCCGGGGCCACGGTGCGCATCCACTCGCCCAGCTGCTGGTCCCACTGGGCCTTGCTGTGGCCGTTCTGGGCCGCACCCGAGGCCGGCTCGCTGCTGCCGGTCTCCCCGACGATGTACGGCTTGTCGAGCGGAGCTAGCGCCCGAATCGCCGTGATCGTGGCCTGCCGCACGTTGGTGGGCGTGCGCCAGGAGTACGGGTCGCTCGCGCCGTCCGACGTCGACCGGTTGTAGCCGTCGTCGCCGACGTACTCCGTATTGTCGTTGCCGGGATAGAAGTTGGCGAACGAGGTTTTGCCGTCCCGAAGAATATTCGGGCACCAGTAGAAGGACAGCCCCGGGAACGCCGTGCGCATGGTGTTGCGAATGCGCTGCCACGCCGGCCCGAATTGCGCGGGCGTGTTGTGGTTCGGATTATCGCCCCCGAATGTCCAGGGGTAGAAGGTCCCGTTGGCCTCGTGCAGCGGCCGCACGATGATCTCGTGGCCGGGGTGGGCTGCTACCCATGTCTTCATCTGG
This portion of the Candidatus Saccharimonadia bacterium genome encodes:
- a CDS encoding prepilin-type N-terminal cleavage/methylation domain-containing protein, producing MSIASLKKQGGFTLLELLIVIVIIGILALLIIPNITSAPKKARDTKRKTDITTLRKGLEEYFVNNNVYPASSGAVGSGTVLSELSSGTAPIVKTLPTDPKNTGVYVYTYTPANSDSTYTLKACLENDQDSGASVSTDSSCGSASAKKFEVVNGN
- a CDS encoding glycosyl hydrolase, with the protein product MQGLRQGRFVRLLVAATLAAAGIVPAVLAATAVPAAATAATAATAATAAAYLPAVLGTDADNLGSLDATLSAMGVARLDWNTSYMSQSQDLDTALLNGEAARWINHHIVTIETWDTLAHIGAGAQDANMSRIAGQMKTWVAAHPGHEIIVRPLHEANGTFYPWTFGGDNPNHNTPAQFGPAWQRIRNTMRTAFPGLSFYWCPNILRDGKTSFANFYPGNDNTEYVGDDGYNRSTSDGASDPYSWRTPTNVRQATITAIRALAPLDKPYIVGETGSSEPASGAAQNGHSKAQWDQQLGEWMRTVAPAYNVILVNYFDHPATADNPNDWRIYPVPLSTATASRAAFRQYVSVFAS
- a CDS encoding carboxypeptidase regulatory-like domain-containing protein — its product is MKRANEGGFTLVEVVFGAVIMALMVAAIGELYISNINTVVLGKSRAIGVALANEKMETLRDLPYDSLATQSGTIYPPGNILDNETVTRGNFKFSVHTDLNFVDDPYDGFISCPCGSGPAAGKPKDLYPYDYKKAQITVKLVSSGKVVSTLSTDIAGKAAETSSNTGILSITVLDANGQPVPNANVTIVNTVPNPDVNIATTTDNLGVVVIPKLPPDSNNNYQITASLPGYSTDGTIPEPPGAQTAVKLNMNVLAQQINPITLTIDRLSTFYVHVTDTSGNPMNALSVTTSGTKPIKQSPTVYKYSQATATNATGDITLSGMEFDLTGYNFAVPTGYYVVTVSPYAPLALGANSSSTANLVVSTSSSYPRISQATPLTQQTGTSTFSLKITGANVPTGTSVKLKKAGQSDIAATGCASSVGNTIITCNVSLTGAATGAWDLAVTNSGNTATQTGGLNVTP